One Patescibacteria group bacterium DNA window includes the following coding sequences:
- a CDS encoding HD domain-containing protein has protein sequence MKKTPKITKTTVEKTLALGKLIFAFGRIQRAATHEDGVRHETDTDHTVMLGIVACAFADVFEPHLDRGKIAQFALIHDLVEVYCGDTKTIVINHEELSKKAEREHQAHERIKKEFGAVYPWIHQTIEEYESLATPEARFVKTLDKAMPAISYALTNGAGLRKLGITRKQLLKSDSDQEKRLRGTYAHDQKNALALRRLLIGIYSKKYAH, from the coding sequence ATGAAAAAAACTCCAAAAATCACAAAAACAACGGTAGAAAAAACACTTGCGCTTGGAAAACTCATTTTTGCTTTTGGCAGAATCCAGCGCGCAGCAACTCACGAAGACGGAGTGAGGCACGAAACCGACACCGATCACACCGTGATGCTAGGTATTGTCGCATGTGCATTTGCAGATGTGTTTGAGCCCCATCTTGATCGTGGTAAGATTGCGCAATTTGCGCTTATACACGATCTTGTAGAAGTGTACTGCGGCGACACTAAAACGATTGTGATCAATCATGAAGAGTTGAGCAAAAAAGCGGAACGGGAGCACCAAGCGCATGAACGCATAAAAAAAGAATTCGGCGCAGTCTATCCATGGATTCACCAGACAATTGAAGAATACGAATCTCTTGCGACACCCGAAGCGCGCTTTGTTAAAACACTCGACAAAGCCATGCCCGCCATATCGTATGCACTTACGAACGGTGCGGGCTTGCGCAAGCTTGGCATTACGCGCAAACAGCTTCTCAAATCAGATTCGGATCAAGAAAAGCGTCTGCGCGGCACATACGCGCATGACCAAAAGAATGCCCTGGCACTTCGCCGACTGCTGATAGGGATTTATTCAAAAAAATACGCTCATTAA
- a CDS encoding helix-turn-helix domain-containing protein produces the protein MSILGSLREMGLNDAEVDIYKVLLGIGASPASMVAKQTGIKRTTTYSILQNLKEKGFVGGYYKNDCQFFYAERPERVANRYENRLQSFMKIIPELVKNGVRQEEIEGVHPIATVAELKNFYRDMLEEYKRKSYSIIGNSQNWEALDPEFFVQFRKDRARNTITTRLLLDTRSVGINPKDSKLLRTWKYLPPGYAFDGVIDIFDNKVLIISTELRSLAVIIGIPAMVGMFKVLFQILWDMLPEEKNIN, from the coding sequence ATGTCAATCCTTGGGTCGTTACGAGAAATGGGGCTTAATGATGCAGAAGTCGATATCTATAAGGTTTTACTGGGTATTGGTGCATCTCCAGCAAGTATGGTTGCCAAACAAACAGGCATTAAGAGGACAACTACCTACTCCATTCTCCAAAACTTAAAAGAAAAGGGGTTTGTTGGTGGATATTACAAAAATGACTGCCAATTTTTTTACGCCGAAAGACCTGAGCGAGTGGCAAACCGTTATGAAAATCGTCTTCAATCTTTCATGAAAATAATCCCTGAGCTTGTTAAGAACGGGGTTCGACAAGAAGAAATCGAAGGAGTGCACCCAATTGCAACGGTGGCAGAATTAAAAAATTTTTACCGTGATATGTTAGAAGAGTATAAGCGCAAATCTTATAGTATTATTGGCAATAGTCAGAATTGGGAGGCTCTGGATCCGGAATTTTTTGTGCAATTTCGAAAGGATCGAGCTCGAAACACAATAACAACTAGACTACTTCTTGATACTCGTTCGGTCGGTATCAATCCAAAAGATTCAAAACTTTTAAGGACATGGAAGTATCTTCCTCCGGGCTATGCGTTTGATGGTGTTATTGATATTTTTGATAATAAAGTTCTTATTATTAGTACCGAGCTTCGTTCTCTTGCAGTTATTATTGGTATACCGGCAATGGTCGGTATGTTTAAAGTGCTATTTCAGATACTCTGGGATATGCTCCCGGAAGAAAAAAATATAAATTAA
- a CDS encoding class I SAM-dependent methyltransferase has product MTNVMPVQLNYSRYTGKKYDQDIVNAIPFHKEIHNEIVRYVASHYDPKMTYQILDLGVGTGITAAIVRDLLPCAHFDVIDFSEHMLEGARKRLGYSNTTFINGDYSTFRFRKKYDIIISVIGIHHQQGTGKKKLFKKIYSLLKSDGVFLFGDLMTSRNPRVAALNHVLHYHHLVENAVNRKTLSEWAHHHMFLNNLSPIEDQEEWLHTVGFAVQRLLSQWNTALLICKKRNH; this is encoded by the coding sequence ATGACTAATGTAATGCCAGTACAATTAAACTATTCAAGGTATACCGGCAAAAAATACGATCAAGATATCGTTAACGCCATTCCATTTCATAAGGAAATTCATAATGAAATTGTTCGCTATGTAGCCTCTCATTATGATCCAAAAATGACCTATCAGATCCTTGATTTGGGGGTGGGGACGGGAATTACAGCCGCAATTGTTCGCGATCTTCTTCCGTGCGCACACTTCGATGTTATAGACTTTTCAGAACATATGCTTGAAGGTGCGAGAAAGCGGCTGGGATACAGTAATACAACCTTCATTAACGGAGATTATTCGACATTCCGATTTAGAAAAAAGTACGACATCATCATATCTGTCATTGGCATTCATCATCAGCAGGGAACCGGAAAGAAGAAGTTGTTTAAAAAAATCTATTCACTACTAAAGTCAGACGGTGTATTTCTGTTTGGGGATCTTATGACAAGCAGAAATCCGAGAGTTGCCGCACTGAATCATGTCCTTCACTACCATCATCTCGTAGAAAATGCAGTAAACAGAAAAACACTTAGTGAATGGGCGCATCACCATATGTTTTTGAATAACCTTTCACCAATCGAAGATCAAGAAGAATGGCTGCATACTGTTGGATTTGCCGTGCAGCGACTGTTGAGCCAATGGAATACAGCACTCTTGATTTGTAAAAAAAGAAACCACTAA